ACAGCGGCGTGCGGGCGCCGGCTTCGAGATTCGGCATGGAGCGGTTCATCGAGCCGCAGGACACGTAGCTGGAGAAAAATCCGCCAATGATGTTGGACAAGCCCTGGCCCCGGAATTCGCGGTTGGCGTCGATGCGCTGGCCCGAGCGCAGCGCCACCGTCTTGGCAATCGAAATGTCCTGACCCAGCGCGACGATGGTCAGCGCAAAGGCCAGGCCGACCAGGTCGGACGCCTGCGCCCAGCTGATGCGCGGCACCTCGAAGCGCGGCCACGGCGTGGCGATGGTGCCCACTAGGCGCAGCGCCGACGAAGGCGTGGCGCTGCCCGCCGTCCACCGGCTCCACGCCCACGCCAGCGCGGTGGCCACGGCCAGCCCGATCAGCATGTAAGGCCAGTTGCGGCGAAACCGGCGCAGCCCCAGGGCCACCGCCAGCGTGACGCCAGCCACGGCCAGCGCCGCCGGATTGGCGTGCGGCAGCTGCGTGAGAACATGCGCCAGCACGCCCGCCGCGCTGTGTTCAGGCGCGGCAGCCAGGCCCAGAAAATCCGGCAGCGCATGCACCGCGATCAGCAGCGCCGCACCCGAGGTAAAGCCAAACAGCACGGCGGGCGAGATGAAATTGGCCAGCACGCCCAGCCGCAGTGCGCCAATCAGCCACTGCAGCACGCCGACCATCACGGTGACGGCCAGCGCCAGCTGGATGTACATCGGGCTGAAGGCCATCGCCAGCGGCGAGAGCATGGCAAACAGCGCCAGCGAGTTGGCGTTGGTCGGGCCGGACATGACATGCCAGCTGGAGCCGAACAGCGCGGCGATGATGCACGGAACGATGGCGGTGTACAGCCCATATTCGGGCGGCAGCCCGGCCAGCGTGGCAAAGGCAATGCCTTGCGGCAGCACCAGCACCGCGCCCAGCAGGCCGGCCATGGCGTCGGCGCGCAGCGTGGCCGGCGTGAGCTGGCGCACCCAGCCGCCAAACAGGCGCTCGGCCAGCCGCCGCATGAGGGTTGTGAAGGGAATGGCGGCGCTGGCGGCTGAAGGTTTCATGGCAAGAGTTTGAGGATACTGCGCGCCCGCCAGCTATTGCGGCGCCGGTCGCTCAGGCCAGGCCGAACCAGCGCAGCAGCAGCCCGGCGACCGCCGAGGCGGCGATGACCGGGATCACGCCCCACTTTAGGCGCCACAGGGCCAGGGCAGCCAATACCGCCAGCGTCAGCGCCACCCAGTCAGGTTTAGCCTCAAAAAAGCCATTTGCGCTTGATGGATAAGCGATAGCAGCTATGAAAAACAGAGCAAGATTGGCGATCACACCGACCACGGCTGCGGTCACGGCGGCCAGCGGCGCGGTCAGCTTGAGGTTGCCGCGCGTCGATTCGACCCACGGCCCGCCCGCCAGGATGAAGATGAACGAGGGCAAAAAGGTGAACCATGTCGCCACGCAGGCGGCCAGTGCCGCGCCCAGAAACAGCGCATCCGGCCCCAGCACCTGTTTGGCCCAGCCGCCGACAAAGCCGACAAACGCCACCACCATGATGAGCGGGCCGGGCGTGGTTTCGCCCAGCGCCAGGCCATCCATCATTTGCGCCGTGCTGAGCCAGTGGTAATGCCCGACCGCCATCTGGTTCACGTAAGGCAGCACGGCGTAGGCTCCGCCAAAGGTCAGCAGCGCGGCCTTGGTGAAAAACCAGCCGATCTGCGTCAGCGTGCCATTCCAGCCATAGGCCAGCAACAGCGCCGCCATCGGCGCCAGCCAGAGCACGGCGCCGGCCAGCAGCACCCATGCCAGCCGGGGCAGGCTGAACAGCGCATGCGGCGGCGTGGGCGTGTCGTCGTCAATCAGGGCCGCGACGCGAACGCCTTGCGTCGCCGCCGCATGGCCCTTGCCGTGCGCCAGGCTGCCCGACGCCACGCGCGCCAGAACGGCGCCCGTCAGCATGGCACCCAGCACGACCAGCGGAAAGGGCAGCTTCAAGGCCCAAATCGCTATGAAACTAATAGCTGCTATCGCCCATGGAACGGGCGCCAGCAGTGGATTTCCCAATGATTTGCTGGCAATGCGGTGCAGGGCGTGCAGCACAATCGCCGCCACCGCCGGCTTGATGCCGTAAAAAATCCCGGCCACCAGCGGCTGCTGGCCAAAAGCCATGTAAATCCAGCTCAGCCCTATCAGCAGCGCCAGCGAAGGCAGAAAAAACAGGCTGCCCGCCACCACGCCGCCCCAGGTCCGGTGCATCAGCCAGCCCAGGTAGGTCGCCAGCTGCTGCGCCTCGGGGCCGGGCAGCACCATGCAAAAGTTGAGCGCATGCAGAAAGCGCTTTTCAGACACCCAGCGGCGGCGCTCGACCAGCTCGCGGTGCATGATGGCAATCTGCCCGGCCGGCCCGCCAAAGCTGATGAAGCCGAGCTGCAGCCAGAAACGCAAGGCCTCGCGGAAGGAGACAGCCGCCGGCCCCCGGGCGCTCACCTCAGGCCCGCTGCAGCTTGAACACCGCCCGGCTGGCGCGCGCATTCGGCCAGAAGCGGATTTCGCGCCCGTCCTGCAAGCCGAACGAATCAAGAATCTGCAGCCGGTTCTGGCTCGCCAGCGCGGCAAAATCGCGCAGCGTCCCGACGCGGATATTGGGCGTGTCGTACCACTGGTAGGGCAGCACCTTGGTCACCGGCATGCGGCCGCGCAGCACGGCCAGCCGGTTCGGCCAGTGGCCGAAGTTGGGAAAGGCGACGATGCCGATGCGGCCGACGCGGGCGGTTTCGCGCAGCATGATTTCGGCATTGCGCAAATGCTGCAGCGTGTCGATCTGCAACACCACGTCGAAGGAGCTGTCGCCGAACAGCGCCAGGCCGTCCTCAAGATTGAACTGGATCACGTTGACGCCGCGCGCCACGCAGGCCTGCACGTTGGCATCGTCAATCTCGACGCCATAGCCCGAGCAGCCGCGCTCCCTGATCAGGTAGTCGAGCAGCGCGCCGGTGCCGCAGCCCAGGTCCAGCACCCGCGAGCCCTTGGGCACCAGCCGGGCAATCGACAACTGGTCCGGCGAAGGCGGCAGGTTGATTTGAGTCGTTCCGGTCATACACTCACCTTGCTCTCAAAATAGGAGCGAACCACGCCCATGTAGCGTGCGTCATCGAGCAAAAAGGCATCATGGCCATGGGGTGCGTCGATTTCGGCGTAGCTCACATCAACCTGGTTGTCGAGCAGGGCCTTGACGATTTCGCGGCTGCGCGCCGGGGAAAACCGCCAGTCGGTGGTGAAGCTGACCAGCAAGAACTTGGCGCTGGCCTGGGCCAGGGCGCGGCTCAGGTCGCCGCCGAATTCACCGGCCGGGTCGAAGTAGTCGAGCGCGCGCGTGATCAAGAGATAGGTGTTGGCATCGAAGTATTCGGCGAACTTGTCGCCCTGGTAGCGCAGGTAGCTTTCGATCTGGAACTCGACGTCCTGGGTTGAAAACTTGATGCCTGTGGCGTCGCGCAACTGGCGTCCGAACTTCTCGTTCATCACGTCGTCGCTCAGGTAGGTGATGTGGCCGATCATGCGGGCAATGCGCAGGCCGCGCTTGGGCAGCACGCCGTGTTTGTAAAAATGTCCGCCGTGAAAGTCGGGGTCGGTGACGATGGCGCGGCGTGCGACTTCGTTGAAGGCGATGTTCTCGGCGGTCAGGTTGGGCGCGCTGGCCACCACCACCGCATGGCGAACGCGCCCGGGGTATTGCAGCGTCCAGCTCAGCGCCTGCATGCCGCCCAGGCTGCCGCCCATGACGGCGGCCAGCGTCTGGATGCCCAGCGCATCGAGCAACCTCGCCTGCGCATCAACCCAGTCCTGCACCGTGACGACCGGGAAATCGGCGCCGTACACCTCATTCGTGTCGGGGTTGGTCTGCATCGGCCCGGTCGAGCCGAAGCACGAGCCGAGGTTGTTCACGCCAATGACAAAAAAACGGTTGGTATCGACCGGCTTGCCGGGGCCGATCATGGTGTCCCACCAGCCTTCAGACTTGCTCATGACCTGGCCGGATTCGTCCAGGTAAACGCCGGCCACATGGTGCGATGCGTTCAGCGCATGGCAGATCAGCACCGCGTTGGACTTGTCGGCATTGAGCTGGCCATAGGTTTCATAGCTCAGGTCATAGGCGCGAATCGAGGCGCCACTGCGCAACGGCAGGACGTCGGCAAAGTGCATGGACGCTGGCGAGGCGACGAGGAGGGGGTCAATAGGCACTGTTGATGGATCCACGATAGGAAAACGATGGAGCAAAAAGAAAACCCGGCATCGCTGAAAGCGAGTCCGGGTTCGTGCAGAGTCGTCTTTAGCGGTACTTTTTACGCGCCCGCAAGCTGAGCAAATCGGCGCTTTGTCAGTATAGCAAGCTACACAGTCACGACCAGCGCCATCAGGCCCAGTCCGGCAAAGACGAGCGCCGACACGATATGCACCACGCGCAGCGGGATCAGGTGCATGAAACGGCTGCCGAGCCAGACCACAGGCGCATTGGCCAGCATCATGCCCAGCGTGGTGCCGGCCACGACCCAGAAGTAGGCGTCGTAGCGGGCGGCCAGCATCACGGTCGCGATCTGGGTCTTGTCGCCCATTTCGGCCAGAAAAAACACCAGTACCGTGGTGCCGAACACGCCGAAGCGGGGCGGTTTTTTGTCGATATCTTCGTCATCGAGCTTGTCCGGAATCAGCATCCATACCGCCATGGCGATAAAGGAAACGCCCAGAATCCAGCGCAGGGTTTGCGGACCCAGAAAGGTGGTGACCCAGGCGCCCAGCGCGCCGGCCATGGCATGGTTGGCGATGGTGGCCACCAGGATGCCGAAGACGATGGGCCAGGGCCGTCGAAATCGCGCGGCCAGCACCAGCGCAAGAAGTTGGGTTTTGTCGCCCATTTCGGCGAGGGCGACGATGCCGGTGGAGACGAGGAAAGCTTCCATGAAAAAACAGCTCAAGCCGGTTTAAAAAACCAATGACTGCACGACATCCCCGGCCTGAAGCTTTAAAAAGTTCTGGAGGCTGTGCAGTCAAAGGTCTCGCCAGGCTTGAAAAACTGTTTGCGCCATGCCGGCCCTGTTGCAAGGCCAGACAAGTCTGTTGACGCAAACCCCTCTCACTAAAGAAGGGCGGCTACTCCCCAATGACAGCGGACATTATAGAAGCGGCTAAAGCCAGGCGAATCCAGAGGGCTGGCTTCAAGACTGGCAGCTTCACACCGCTAAGGTTCATTTTCACGGCGCATTTCTTGCTTTATTTTGGTGCAATTTTTCGCGTTTGCCTTAAAACGCACCAATAAATCACATTTCATTGAAGAAAGAGCGTTATGGAAGCACTAAAACAGGGCGCAGATGCCTTGTTCATTCTGTTGGGCGGCATCATGGTGCTGGCGATGCATGCGGGTTTTGCCTTTCTGGAACTGGGCACCGTGCGCAAAAAGAACCAGGTCAATGCGCTGGTCAAGATACTGGTGGACTTTTCGGTCTCGACCGTGGTCTATTTTGCCGTCGGTTACGGTGTGGCCTATGGCACCCATTTTTTTGTGGGCGCCGAAGAACTGGCGGCGAAAAATGGCTATGAACTGGTCCGGTTTTTCTTTTTGCTGACCTTCGCGGCGGCCATTCCGGCGATTATTTCGGGTGGCATTGCCGAGCGTGCGCGCTTTTATCCCCAACTGATTGCGACGGCCATCATCGTTGGATTTGTCTATCCGTTTTTCGAAGGCATCGCCTGGAATCATCACTTTGGCGTGCAGGCCTGGATTGAATCGCTGACCGGTGCCGAGTTCCATGATTTTGCCGGCTCCATCGTGGTTCATGCCCTGGGCGGCTGGCTGGCGCTTCCCGCCGTGATCCTGCTCGGTGCACGCAGCAACCGTTACCGCAAGGATGGCGCGATGTCGGCGCACCCGCCGTCGAGCATTCCCTTCCTGGCGCTGGGAGCGTGGATATTGGTTGTCGGCTGGTTCGGCTTCAACGTGATGAGCGCGCAAACGCTCGACAAGATTTCAGGCCTGGTCGCGGTGAATTCGCTGATGGCAATGGTGGGCGGTACGCTGGCCGCGCTGGCCTTTGGCAAGAACGATCCCGGTTTTGTGCATAACGGGCCGCTGGCGGGGCTGGTGGCGGTGTGCGCAGGTTCCGACGTGATGCATCCGCTGGGCGCGCTGGTCGTCGGCGGTGTGGCTGGTGCGGTGTTTGTCGTGATGTTCACGCTGACCCAGAACAAATGGAAGATTGACGATGTATTGGGCGTCTGGCCGCTGCACGGGCTTTGCGGCACCTGGGGCGGGATCGCTGCGGGCATTTTTGGCAGCAAGGCCTTGGGCGGCCTGGGTGGCGTCAGCGTTGGCGCGCAACTCATCGGAACTGCCATGGGCATCACATGGGCCGCACTGATGGGCTTTGTGGTCTATGGTGCGCTGAAGCTCACGCTGGGACTTCGCCTGACCCAGGAAGAGGAGTTTGAAGGGGCTGACCGCTCCATTCATCGCATTGGCGCAACGCCCGAGCACGAAGTCAACTGGTGATTCACTGTTGTTATCCCGGCTATTTCAGAATGGAAGAGCCGCAGCTTGCGGCTATCCACGCCAGTGCCAAAAATCACCTAGGACGCCGGCTATGTCGCACCTGCTGGTGCTGCCGGGAACATCTAGGTAAAAGTACTAGGTGCCTTGGATTTCAAGAAGTAGAGCATAATATGCGTGTGCGAATCCAAAAATTCGCGCATGTTAGGTGATCGGTCAGTTTCGCGCGCTACAGCGGTACGTTTAAGATTTGTTGTGCTTTCGGGACCCCATCGCTTTTATTTTTGTGTTTTAGAGGAGTCCCTTCATGGGCAACAAACTATACGTCGGCAACCTGCCTTACTCGGTGCGTGACGAAGACCTGCAACAATCTTTTGGTCAATTCGGCGCTGTCACCAGCGCTAAAGTCATGATGGAACGCGACACCGGTCGCTCCAAGGGCTTTGGCTTTGTCGAAATGGCCAGCGATGCAGAAGCACAAGCTGCCATCAACGGCATGAACGGTCAGCCTTTGGGCGGCCGTAGCGTTGTCGTGAATGAAGCCCGTCCGATGGAGGCACGTCCTCCACGTACCGGCGGCTTCGGTGGCGGCGGTGGCGGCTACGGTGGTGGTGCTGGCGGTGGTGGCGGCGGATACGGCGGCGGTGGCGGTGGACGCTCTTCCGGCGGCGGCAGCGACGGTGGTTTCCGTAGCCCGTACGGCGGCGGCGGCGCTGGCGGCGGACGCTCCGGTGGCGGCGGCGGTGGTGGACGCGGCGGCTACTAAGCCCTGCTCTTTCGCTGCAGGCTAACTGGCCCGCTTAAAATAGCCTCTTTAGTCTTTGATTGAAGAGTGCTTAAAAAGGCTTCAAAACTTCGGTTTTGAAGCCTTTTGCGTTTTTGAGCACAGAAACCAGATTTTTGATGAACGGCTTGCAGGCGCGCCTATCTTAGAGGCACAGAGCTGGAAGCTGCGGGACGAACTGATGATTTCGGCATCAATACGCCACGAACGCGCCCCGTCAGTACGGCCACCTGGTCGAGGTTGTTGTAAGCGAAGACATTCCCAGTGAACTGGTCCGCTCCACGAATCAGGAGTACAGGCTTATGCGACTGGACACGCTCCTCATTCAAAAAGGCGTGAAGAAACTCACCCCGAAACTCAAGCCGTGGCGCCTCCTTGCCTTGTTCGTTCAGGCTGGCTTCACGTACCACCCGCGCATTGCCAGTCAGTTGAACTTCCGAGCCATCGCCGTTGGAATAGGCCCGGTTGGCAGTAGCCGTGGTAAGTTGTCCATTGATATTGATGCTGTGAATCCTGGCCTGGTCAATTTCCAGAATATCGGTATCGACAAAATGCCGCGCCTCCGTGCCTGCAATTTCGCTTTTAAGCTTGCCGCCTTCGTCAAAAGTTTTGATGGTGAAATTTTGCATGAAGTAATCCACCTCGTGGCTTACTTCCCTGACCGACTCAGGTGCATTGAACGTCGGCGTATTGCGCACCAGCCAATAGGTTCCCAAAGCCAGTGTGCCCATCATCAGCAGCGGCATATAAATAGCCGTTCTGTCCCAGAGAGTCAGAAATTTTCGCCATCCGCTTTTGTGTCGTGTTGATGCGCTACCGGGGCCTTTAAGCTGCTCAGGAAGACTGCTCGTCATGGGACATACTCGCGCAGCAAAGTAGCATAGTGCCCGCTGGCGACAAGCAACACATCACAAAATTCACGGGCTGCGCCCTGACCACCGCAAGCTTGTGTCACATGATGGGCTCGTGCCCTGACTTCCAGATGCGCATTAGCGGGCGCACAACTTAATGCCGAGCGGCTCATGACTGGCAAATCAGGCCAGTCATCGCCCATCGCTGCCGCAGCATTCCAGTCCAGACCCAAGGCTTGCAAGGTCTGTTCGGCAGCAGGACGCTTGTCCTCGGTGCCAAAGTGTGAATGGGTAATGCCCAGCGCCTGAAGCCGCGCGCGCAGCACTGAGCTGTCACGGCCGGTAATGACGACAGGGGTGATACCGGCCTTTTGCAGCAGCTTCAAACCATGGCCGTCGAGTGTATTGAAGCGTTTGATGATCTCGCCGGACGACCTAAAACCATTCAGCCTCCCGGCGTGTTCATGACCATCGGGATACTCCGAAAAATACAGCCCGCCATCGGTCAGCACGCCATCCACATCAAAAAAAGCAACCTTGACGCTTTGCGCACGCAACAGCAGTTCAGGTGGAAAATTCAGGAAAGGCGCTGACCTTGAAGAGGAAAGGAGTGTCATATCAAATTACCTTGGCGCGCATCAGGTCGTTGGTGTTAAGGGCACCGCACAGCGCTCCGGCCTCATCGACCACCAGCACGCTATTGATCTGGTACTGCTCCATCAGCGCCACGGCTTCGACGGCGAGAGAATTGATCCTAACGGTATGCGGACGAGCATGCATCACGTCAGCGGCGGTGAGGCTGCGCAGGTCCACGCCTTTTTCGACCAGCCGGCGCAAGTCGCCGTCAGTGAAAATTCCCAGCACGCGCTGCTTGCCATCCACCACGGCAGAGGCACCCAGGCCCTTGGCGCTCATCTCGCGCATGAGTTCCGTAAAAGAGGTTTGCGGCATCACTTGCGGCACGGCATTGCCGCTGCGCATCACATCACTGACATGCGTGAGCAGCTTGCGGCCAAGCGCACCACCAGGATGCGAACGGGCAAAATCCTCTTCCCGGAAACCGCGCGCATCGAGCAGCGCAACTGCGAGTGCATCGCCCATTGCCAGTTGCACGGTGGTACTGGACGTCGGCGCCAGATTCAGTGGACACGCCTCTCTGGCGACACTGGTATCGAGCGTGACATGGGCCTGTTTGGCCAGAGTGGATTGAGCGCCTCCAGTCATGGCGATGAGAGCGACACCCAGACGGATTAAAACAGGAAGAATTGCGACCAGTTCCTCGCTTTCGCCGCTGTTGGAAATGGCGAGCACCACATCGACCGCCTGGATCATTCCCAGATCGCCATGACTGGCTTCAGCCGGATGCACAAACATGGCGGGTGTGCCGGTAGAAGCCAGCGTGGCGGCAATCTTGCGGCCGATATGCCCGCTTTTTCCCATGCCCATGACGACCACCCGGCCGGGACAGGCGAACATCAGTCCGACGGCTTGAACAAACTCGTCTCCAATCCGGCTCGCCAAGTCCAGTACGGCACCGGCTTCAATTTCAAACGTCTTCCTGGCAAGGCTCAGGGCCTGCCCGGCATTAATATTCGCGGCATCAAAACTGGAGGGTAGGAAGGGTTTCATTGCTGAAACCCCTCCCCCCTAAGAACCGTACGTGCGTCTTTCAACGCATACGGCTCAAGCACAACCACTGATTCGATAGATTTAATAAGGTGCATCCCCTAGTCTATCGCGTCAGATTAAAGTCCCCGTGCAGGGACCGGCTTGGTTACCTCCAAACCCAGGGCGTGGACACGCACATGACATACACGGTGTAGCAACACCCTATTTTTCAATGCATCGCTGCCCCCGAACTGCCGATAGACGATATGGTGGTCGTCGCAGTCCTCAAGGTCATCGATTGGCACCTTGCACAAGGCACAGTCCCCGTTTTGACTTATCCACAGCCTCAAGCGCTGGGCATCACGAATGACTTGCGACATCCGCTTTTCCCGTAGCTGTTCACCGTAAACAAGCCATTCCTTGTCGAAGGGGTTGTATTCCCCCTTGATCTTGACGTGCCGAACAATCGGTGTGTCCGCCAGCTTGATTAGCGCCGGCGGGTCTGACGTTTCATCACACCCATTTTCCTTGGATATGAAGTCCCAGCGTCCATTAGGACGCTTCCAGTAGTGCTCCAGTACCCACTTGGCGCTTTTTCTGGGATGGCGGCGTAGCCCCCAACGCATCAACCGCCAGTAAATGAGGTGGTCTAGCTTGGAGAAGGTCGCTTTCGCCACCACCCCTCTGTGATACGTTGCCCAGCCCTGCAAAAGCGGATTCAGGCGGTGTATCAGCGTTTCCGTTGGCATTGACAGTGAGGTGGCAATGATTTCCGCAACCTTGCCGTAGAACGCTTTCACGTTTTTCTGGCTTGGCTTGATCAACATCTTTTCTCCGTATTTTCGGAAATTCCATCCAAGGAAATCAAAGCCTTGCTCGATGTGTCCGATCTTTGTCTTCTCCTCGGACAGTACAAGTCCCCGCTTGCGCAGGAACTCGACCACCCAGGGTTTGACAGTCGTTTCCAGCAGCTCTTGCGAGTTTCCAGTCACAACAAAATCGTCCGCATAGCGCACTACGTTGACTTTTGCGCTCTCAGCTCGTTTTGCTCCCAGCTTTTGCCTGAGGTGCTTATGCAGCCCGCTTTCCAGCCCGTTAAGGGTGATATTGGCCAGCGTAGGCGAAATGATGCCCCCTTGTGGGGTGCCCATTTCGGTTTGCCTGAAGTGTCCTTTGTCAACGACACCTGACTTCAGCCACTGCGCCAAGATGCGCTTGTCCATGGGTACGTTGTTCATCAACCATTCATGGTTGATGTTGTCGAAGAATCCCTTGATATCCGCATCCAGTACCCATTGGGCCGAAGCTTTTTTGGATAAGCATACAAACAACTGGCTGCGCGCATCATGAGTGGATCGCTCTTTTCTAAACCCGTAAGAGTTCGGATCGGAGTTTCCTTCCACGATGGGTTCCAGCCCGAGCAAATGCAGAGCCTGCATTGCCCTGTCGAACATGGTTGGGATGCCCAGAGGGCGCTCCTTTCCATTTGACTTCGGGATATAAACGCGCCTGAGCGGTGAGGCTCTGTAGCATTCACGGTTCAATCGACACACTGCGTCCCATTTGATTTCCGGCGTGTCCCATAGTTCGCGGTCGATGCCACTCGTCCGCTTCCCTTGATTTGTCGTAACTTTCCTGACGGCCAATGCCTTGGCTTGCCAGGAACGAACGAGACTTCTCTGAAGTCGTGAGACTTTTCGATGATCCTGTTCTTTCTCTGCCTGCGCGATACGCATCTGCGCCTTCCCGACAAACTTCATTACCAGACCCCAATCAATGGAGTGCCAGTTACTGGGTTTGCCCGGAGACGCAGCATCGAAGTCGTGAGTGTTCCCACCCACTTCCGAAATGTTTTCCATACTTTCTCCGGTTTGGTGACCCCAAAACGGAATGCGACCCACGAGGGGCATGCACCCCGTAGGTCGTTTTAAAGTCCGCAGCGGCATTGCGCCGTTGCACCTGTAGCAAGTCAGCCTGCTTTCACAGCAAGGTAAATCTTGAGCCTCTATGCCGTCGATTACAGACGGCCATTCGCTTTTTGCTACTTCCTCTGCCCCCTGCACCATGGCCGTTGCTTGCGCTTCGGTTGCCTGGCGACTGCTTGCGCAGACGCCAGGCGGTACATGGGGTTTACCTCGTTTCCTGATAGACCCGACTGGCTGGCAAGCCAGCGATGGGGTTAGGGACGTTCTATCCGCCGCACGTGTTGGGGAACCCGCTGCAGTCCATGACATGCCGCGGCCTACGTGATGCCTTCTTTGGCTACAGCTCCCCGATTTGCATCGGGAGACAAGCGTAAGCTGTTTAATGCTGACGACGGTTCAGTCGAACGTTCACATATGTTTCCCGTACCCTTTACCTCAGCACTCCCCTGACCTCTTGTTCAGTCAGGATGGACGACCTTCACAGGCCGAACATGCGCATGGATTTGAACCCTTTACGCAGAATGTTTATCCACAGCTTCGCACCCCGCAATTACTCGCGACGCACGTGCAGTTGAGGTCACTTCGTTCCGGAAGTGGTTTCGTAATAAAACAAGGTCTATCAAGCTGGTTGTGCTCAACTTTTATGATGAGTTCGTCTTTGTAAAATTTTGTAAAACAGCCAAAATCTTTTGAATTTTGTTGTTTAACAGTCATTTTTTAGACGAATCTATCCCTGCATTTGCAGCACATTTTATTTTCAGACGGTATTGCTACCGTCTGACTTGGGTTAAACCCAAGTCTAAATATGCCCTTTACAGGGACTTAAATGGCAATCTCCAGAGGAGAAAGCCACTTTCTTTCTTCATTCTGAATAAATCAGAGTTTCGCGACGAGTCGCACCATGGCTGCATTCTATCGATGCCTATAGAAGCCGGCCTTCCAGAAACCTGAAAACCGGCCTGACGCTGGAAATCCATCAGCTACCATCAAAAGATGAGCGCACTTGAGCTAACCCTTTTATATCTACTGGCCTCAGTGCTGGGGGTAGTCATTTGCCGCTCATTTAAGTTGCCGCCCATGCTGGGTTATTTGTCTGTCGGCGTGGTGATTGGTCCGCACGCGCTGGCGCTGGCGCAAAATTCCGACGGAGTGCGCCATCTGGGCGAATTCGGTGT
This DNA window, taken from Polaromonas hydrogenivorans, encodes the following:
- a CDS encoding SulP family inorganic anion transporter, with translation MKPSAASAAIPFTTLMRRLAERLFGGWVRQLTPATLRADAMAGLLGAVLVLPQGIAFATLAGLPPEYGLYTAIVPCIIAALFGSSWHVMSGPTNANSLALFAMLSPLAMAFSPMYIQLALAVTVMVGVLQWLIGALRLGVLANFISPAVLFGFTSGAALLIAVHALPDFLGLAAAPEHSAAGVLAHVLTQLPHANPAALAVAGVTLAVALGLRRFRRNWPYMLIGLAVATALAWAWSRWTAGSATPSSALRLVGTIATPWPRFEVPRISWAQASDLVGLAFALTIVALGQDISIAKTVALRSGQRIDANREFRGQGLSNIIGGFFSSYVSCGSMNRSMPNLEAGARTPLSSVFSALLLLGLVAVSAPVLAQIPMAALAGLLVLVALALLDLKRWRQLFALSRTDFGVALATLVATVTIRLEMAILLGMLLSLMSFLYRTSRPAMRTMGFDSRGLDRQFVVIDTPDDPDEPPHQTLPECPQLKLLRMEGEVYFGATQHVADILHALRSQPNPQKHLLVMAKSMNFIDLAGAELWEAELSARRAMGGNLYFHRPRPEVIRMWRKTGFTDVLGPEHQFPDKFTAISHIFSKLDPEICRHCSARIFWECKTAPGADDPANQPKT
- the chrA gene encoding chromate efflux transporter, coding for MRAPAGRCSSCSGPEVSARGPAAVSFREALRFWLQLGFISFGGPAGQIAIMHRELVERRRWVSEKRFLHALNFCMVLPGPEAQQLATYLGWLMHRTWGGVVAGSLFFLPSLALLIGLSWIYMAFGQQPLVAGIFYGIKPAVAAIVLHALHRIASKSLGNPLLAPVPWAIAAISFIAIWALKLPFPLVVLGAMLTGAVLARVASGSLAHGKGHAAATQGVRVAALIDDDTPTPPHALFSLPRLAWVLLAGAVLWLAPMAALLLAYGWNGTLTQIGWFFTKAALLTFGGAYAVLPYVNQMAVGHYHWLSTAQMMDGLALGETTPGPLIMVVAFVGFVGGWAKQVLGPDALFLGAALAACVATWFTFLPSFIFILAGGPWVESTRGNLKLTAPLAAVTAAVVGVIANLALFFIAAIAYPSSANGFFEAKPDWVALTLAVLAALALWRLKWGVIPVIAASAVAGLLLRWFGLA
- the metW gene encoding methionine biosynthesis protein MetW; translated protein: MTGTTQINLPPSPDQLSIARLVPKGSRVLDLGCGTGALLDYLIRERGCSGYGVEIDDANVQACVARGVNVIQFNLEDGLALFGDSSFDVVLQIDTLQHLRNAEIMLRETARVGRIGIVAFPNFGHWPNRLAVLRGRMPVTKVLPYQWYDTPNIRVGTLRDFAALASQNRLQILDSFGLQDGREIRFWPNARASRAVFKLQRA
- the metX gene encoding homoserine O-succinyltransferase MetX, whose protein sequence is MHFADVLPLRSGASIRAYDLSYETYGQLNADKSNAVLICHALNASHHVAGVYLDESGQVMSKSEGWWDTMIGPGKPVDTNRFFVIGVNNLGSCFGSTGPMQTNPDTNEVYGADFPVVTVQDWVDAQARLLDALGIQTLAAVMGGSLGGMQALSWTLQYPGRVRHAVVVASAPNLTAENIAFNEVARRAIVTDPDFHGGHFYKHGVLPKRGLRIARMIGHITYLSDDVMNEKFGRQLRDATGIKFSTQDVEFQIESYLRYQGDKFAEYFDANTYLLITRALDYFDPAGEFGGDLSRALAQASAKFLLVSFTTDWRFSPARSREIVKALLDNQVDVSYAEIDAPHGHDAFLLDDARYMGVVRSYFESKVSV
- a CDS encoding TMEM165/GDT1 family protein is translated as MEAFLVSTGIVALAEMGDKTQLLALVLAARFRRPWPIVFGILVATIANHAMAGALGAWVTTFLGPQTLRWILGVSFIAMAVWMLIPDKLDDEDIDKKPPRFGVFGTTVLVFFLAEMGDKTQIATVMLAARYDAYFWVVAGTTLGMMLANAPVVWLGSRFMHLIPLRVVHIVSALVFAGLGLMALVVTV
- a CDS encoding ammonium transporter, which produces MEALKQGADALFILLGGIMVLAMHAGFAFLELGTVRKKNQVNALVKILVDFSVSTVVYFAVGYGVAYGTHFFVGAEELAAKNGYELVRFFFLLTFAAAIPAIISGGIAERARFYPQLIATAIIVGFVYPFFEGIAWNHHFGVQAWIESLTGAEFHDFAGSIVVHALGGWLALPAVILLGARSNRYRKDGAMSAHPPSSIPFLALGAWILVVGWFGFNVMSAQTLDKISGLVAVNSLMAMVGGTLAALAFGKNDPGFVHNGPLAGLVAVCAGSDVMHPLGALVVGGVAGAVFVVMFTLTQNKWKIDDVLGVWPLHGLCGTWGGIAAGIFGSKALGGLGGVSVGAQLIGTAMGITWAALMGFVVYGALKLTLGLRLTQEEEFEGADRSIHRIGATPEHEVNW
- a CDS encoding RNA recognition motif domain-containing protein, which produces MGNKLYVGNLPYSVRDEDLQQSFGQFGAVTSAKVMMERDTGRSKGFGFVEMASDAEAQAAINGMNGQPLGGRSVVVNEARPMEARPPRTGGFGGGGGGYGGGAGGGGGGYGGGGGGRSSGGGSDGGFRSPYGGGGAGGGRSGGGGGGGRGGY
- the lptC gene encoding LPS export ABC transporter periplasmic protein LptC codes for the protein MTSSLPEQLKGPGSASTRHKSGWRKFLTLWDRTAIYMPLLMMGTLALGTYWLVRNTPTFNAPESVREVSHEVDYFMQNFTIKTFDEGGKLKSEIAGTEARHFVDTDILEIDQARIHSININGQLTTATANRAYSNGDGSEVQLTGNARVVREASLNEQGKEAPRLEFRGEFLHAFLNEERVQSHKPVLLIRGADQFTGNVFAYNNLDQVAVLTGRVRGVLMPKSSVRPAASSSVPLR